Within Salarias fasciatus chromosome 15, fSalaFa1.1, whole genome shotgun sequence, the genomic segment ATCGTCACAATTTCTCTCGCTTTCATTAGAAATGAGCTCCATCTTCTGTAACTCTTATCCCAGCAAGcaggaaaataaaatctataatTCGTTGGACTTATAGCTGGAAAATGATGTAGATTTCACTGAGTATCCCGAGTACTGCAGCATTCAAGCTGTGAGTCTTTCTGCAGCAGTGCGATTCGAATTGATGCAACCGATTGCTACAGGTGCCCTGACATTTGCTGAATACTTATTAAGCATTAGCCATCTGTATGAAAGCATTGTTTCAGCAGATTGAGTTCCCAATCCTCCGCGGTGTCATTAGTACAACACAGCACTGCAGAATTCATTATCCTGCACCAtaatgatgtttaaaaaaaaaaaagaagaagaagaaggaactAAGAGCTGGTAAAGCAACACAAAGTAGTTTTGAGTTTTAGATTTTGAGTGATAAGGACTGAAaataatgggtttttttttcttgtgtgttgtAATTAAGGAGCATTAGATCTATTAGATGCAGAAAATTCACTGAAACGCTGCAGAAGTGGAAGCAGTAAGCACATTTTAATCGGTGGGAGATTCATTCAACTGTGTGAACACTTTTAcacattttggtgtttttttttttttttatatcttttatttttttccggTTCTTCCATTACAGCTTAGTGTTTTCCCTCCCCGGGGAGTCTGAGGTTCAGGTCTTTGGAGCTTTCACGcctcctgtgtttattttgaaagcagGGACCAGAAGAGCCCCCCTGGTGACTGCCCCCTGGCTTGACTCCGCCGTGTGTCCTGCAAGCCTCAAACTGGTGTGAGTGTAGGATCCCTGAGTGGGAATAAGAGGGGGGAATGAACAACACTCCGCCAGGATTACGGTTGGTGTGTGGACttccatttttatttcactCTGTCCAGTGTTGTTTCTATTTGGAGTTGGTgactttgggattttttttttttttttcagtctgtgttGGGATGCTGACTGGTAGCCCACCctgggagggtgtgtgtgtgtgtgtgtgtgtctgtgtgtgtgtgtgtgtgtgtgtgtgtgtgtgtgtgtgtgtgtgtgtgtgtgtgtgtgtgtgtgatgctgccTGAGTTTTGGGGGCTTGATGCTCTTATATTAGTATTTACAGTGCAAGTTGTTGCTTTGACGTCTGGTTCCCCTACTTTTGCTTGAACCGTGCGTCAAAAAATTGCACAAaccgctttaaaaaaaaaaaaaaaagctggaccTTTAATCTCATCTTCCAACGTGTGTATGTTGAAAATGAATCTTTAGATCTTAAAGTTGAGTGTAAATGTAGCGTCACTCTGAGCCGAGCTCTCGCAGTCCTTCACCTGACACGGCgcattgtgtttctgttgcatgtTTGTCACCCCTCACTGCATTGTGCTCTTCAGGAGGgtgtctcttttttttgctgacaTAGTTCTATAGGGATTATAATGCAGGGTCCGCATGCCCTCCCAGGCCATTGTTGccccctctgtctctgttgCCTTTTTCGAGTCAATTGATGGAGggataaaagacaaaaagcgTGCATTGACATGAGCTTTGACGATacacagcgagagagagagagagagagagagagagagagaggcagagggggTCAGTTGCAGTTTGTGCAGCCCTGCTGTTGGTGGTCTGTAACTGGTGCCAGCTGCAAGCCGGCAATGAGGGCCCAGAGCAGCCCCGGAGCCAAACCCAGGAGCAGACCATGTCTTTAAACTACATCAAAAACTTCTATGAAGGATGCGTAAGTGGGACGCCATTTGCTTCCGTCTCGGTCTACCTGTCGGCTACAGACGAGGAACCCTCGTCCCCACGTCGGTCTGCTCTCAGTGTTCCGTCTCCCCTTTACTGTCGTCTCCTTCCTGTCACCGGCTGACACGCCAAGTCTGGCTCTTCGCTTTGTGCGAGTGTCATTTCAGCCGTTTCCCCCGGTAAACACGAGTCTGTGTCGGTGTCACAGCGGAGCCGGGCCGCAGATGAGCTGGGAAATGTTTCCCGTGAATGGGTTTTGTTTCAGCCTTCAGAGCTCTGGGCCTCAGCGTTGCCGTTGCATTTATCCGGCTGACaaaagctgttttctctttgtccGTTCCCTGCCCGGCTTGCTTGCGTGTTccctgtctgctgctgtgaaattGTGAATGCTCATCTGCACCGATCACAGTAACATGCGTGTGTTTGGTATTTGTGCAATGGTGAacgtgtgtctgcgtgtgtgcgtgcgtgtgtgtgttccagctcaGGCCTCCGACAGTGATCGGCCAGTTCCACACCTTGTTCTTCGGCTCGGTGCGGATGTTCTTCCTGGGCGTCCTCGGCTTCGCTGTCTACGGGAATGAGGCTCTGCACTTCAGCTGTGACCCGGACCGCCGGGAACTCAACCTGTACTGCTACAACCAGTTCAGACCGATAACACCTCAGGTAGGACCAGATCCACTGTGAGTTCATCGAGCGGTTGATCAACTAATGAAAACACCATGAGCAACATCATGTGCAGACATGAGGAATGAAATGTGGGCTGAGCATGATCACACCatgtttcaagggaaaatgcatctttttttacagaaaagttttgcattgacatggaacaatttgaaaataatgtctgttcacacagaaatggcagaaacactgaaaacgatgtagttggCATGTCGGGCAacgagttggcgctgttggttttgtaatgaaaccaaagttgtgttttcagtggctttgaggACGGACACctaaaacacagcaaaagtttATCTGCATGACACTATGTTGAAATCTGAGCTCAGATTTCCTGGAATTAGTCTAAATGTCAGTTGTTCTGAAGACAACTGGTATACAGTACAATCTTTGTTTTGCATACTTCAAAGTGAGAATTTCCCAGTTACTTATGAGCAATCCATTTGCAAGAGCTATGCTTCGAATGTTTATGCTCAGTCTTCTCTCCATCCAGTCCACAGAATCCTTTTCATTGATGGACTcctcttattttattttctttgctgcCTTTATTCGTCTCCTCTTCTCACAtgtccctctgtctgtgttcCTGGCCATTGCAGGTTTTCTGGGCGCTACAGCTGGTAACAGTCCTGGTTCCTGGAGCCGTGTTCCACCTGTACGCCGCCTGTAAGAACATCGACCAGGAGGAGATCCTCGAACGGCCCATCTACACCGTCTTCTACATCATTTCTGTTCTCCTGCGCATCATCCTGGAGGTCATCGCCTTCTGGCTACAAAGTCACCTCTTTGGCTTTCAGGTCAGTCATTTTTCACATCGGCGTCTTTCAAGACTTTCCAACTGCAgatatatttaaatgaaaacgTGTAAGTTGGGATCACAACATTCAGTTCAcctttcatttatttctatGGGTCACCTATATGAGCTCAAACTGCAATATACTTGAAGAAGGCAGATGTCATGGTGGAGGCTTGGAGCGTTCTGTTTTCCCTGAGAATGTTGTGTTTGAGCTAGGGTGACAAAGTCATGCTGTAAAAACCTTGCAAAAGAAAACTAAGAGCGTGCACTTGTCCTGACTCCAGTCTTGGAAAGTGGATGCTCTTCCACTGTGACACAATGGCTGAGTCATCCCCAAATGTTTATCTTTGCTGTCCTTTCTTGTGTGCACTTCTCAGTAAActcgtgcatgtgtgtggtcaCCATGCTGGAAATAGACTTAGAGACATCGAGGTAGGGAGCAGTCGCATGAGAAGCTTTGCTTCCTCCGACCACCTGAGCAAGACCGTGTGAGAACAGACAAAGACTAATCCGCCTGAGCATCACTGTGAAAATATAAGTGTGATGGCGACAGGAGCAGGAGACCTCTGGGTCTGCAGTGATCAGGGTGTGACGCATGTCGCCACATGGAGACCCAAACTCACACCGTGGATCAGTGGAACGGGTGTCTCTCAGTTGGAGGGTTTCAGGCTCGATTCTTCATCTCCCCCCATCCACAtattgaagtgtccttgagcaagacacacAGATCGaatgccttgcatggcagccacctcTACTGGTGTGTGGGTGAATGGGAttaacagtgtaaagcacttttatGTGGTGGAAAAGTGAAATCCACTGATCACCGTCACATTTTATAGCTTGGTTCTAGATACTGCAGAGCCCTCAGTGGTCCAGTAGAGTCTTCCCTTGGTAAATCAGAACTGTTTTTGAGGGCCTGACAAGGCAATTGGTCATCGTTGGCCATTGCTAATTGGTGCATTAGGTAGAAAATGCGTAATTTACTTGGAAATAGGTTCACTGTTTTTAAACATCCCTACATCCATTGGTCTTCTGGGTCTTCCACCCATTTCACATGGTGTTTGCAGTGTTTCGTTTATCGCAATGTGAACTTGAGTATGAATGTATgggtgcatgtgtgagtgtgaatatatataaaattatgGATTGACATGGTCTTAAATGTTGAGCATTAAAGGCTGTTTGAAGAACCCAGGAAGAAGAGTATGGATATCATTGAAACTCTTGATTATACAGAAATTAAATGTAGAAATTTAAAGTCAGGCTTAAGCAGTTAGTGTTCTGGGGTTCAGTCTCAATAATTAAAATATAACTCCCTCATGTTTctttgtctcctcctccaggttcaCCCACTGTACATGTGTGATGCCAGTGCTCTGGAAAAGGCCTTCAATGTGACTAAATGCATGGTGCCCGAACACTTTGAGAAAACCATCTTCCTCAGCGCCATGTACACCTTCACCGTGATCACCATCCTCCTGTGCATCGCCGAGATATTCGAGATACTCTGCCGGCGGCTTGGTTACCTCAACAACCAATGACATGAGCGTTCGTGTGCACAAATACAGTGACTAATGGCGAAGGTATACGACactatttctgtctgttttcatgaTGGCTCTTTGTTAGCTGCCGCTGGACTCTTGTGAAACCAGGAGCTAACGGGAGAACTGAACCTCGTCTGTGGTCAATCATGAGTGGGTTGCACCAAGATATTTCACGATGTGCAACGAAATCATAGCTGGGGAGTCTGAACGTTTCTCTGGATGTGAATTTAGACCGACCGTGGTATTTCAGGCATCAGTGAGCCTGTACTTGGCTGTGTTTAGATGTCTTGTGTAGCACAGTTGATCTGTATCTCCAAAACTGTGGAGATGAAAGATGGGATGCAGCATTTCTTGTGACTCCTTTCATCCCATGCAAACTAAAAGAACAAGGTTCGTGTTCGGGGAATCTGTGACCGAGGTTGCAAACCAGCAAAAGGGAAATCAAGAGTACGACTGAGCTTGTGATCCCAGACAACCTGAAGCACACTCAAGTGTTTTTCCTTGGAGTTGAACCTCAGATGAGCAGAAGATGTCCCCTGAgagcattcttttttttttttttggacaaaccTGAAGATGTATCTGCCCAATGTCAAGCTTCTCCTCTCGATTTGGACCTGAAAACCTCAAGTTACTCAGGATTTTGGATTGTGTAGAAACATCTGATCAGGTTGCGTAAAGCACACAAGTACAGTGACTGAACATGAGGGTGTTTGTCCctatttcagtcagtttttccTGAGAGCTCGTTGTTAGCTCCGGCTGGACGTTTGGAGAACTGTGAGGGCTGAACCTTATCTGTGGTCTATCGTGACTTGGGTCCACAAAGATCATGACTGAAAGGTCTGAAAGTTTCTCTGGGTTAAACCGATAGTCAGTGGGTTTGTGCTGGCTGTGTTCAGACTTCTGGTACGATGTCACTAACAGTTTGAACCCTAAAAACTTGAAGGACACTGAAGCATCATTTCTTGGAGTTGTACCTCAGATCTGTAAACGCATTCAGACTTTCTCGAAGGACCTGACGATACTCATTAAGCATTTACCCAACGTCATGAATCTCTTCTGGATTTTGAACTGAAGaacttttttcctcaaaatttCACAAGTTGGTGAAGTTGCATGGAGACATGCATACAAATTCACAGACTTAAGGTGAAGGTATATCACACCGTTGTGgctttgttatttatttttatgaggGCTTGTTGTTAGTTATACCTGGACTTTTTGTAAAACAGGATTCTAACATTAGGACATCATCTCATCTGTGATTACTTGTGACTGGGTTGTACCAAGACATTTCAGAATGTGAAACAAGATCATAGCTGAGGAGTTTGGAAGTTTATCTTCATGGGACTTTAGATTCGTCTCTCAGACATTGGTGGGTCTATTCTGGTTGTGTTCATGTGTCCCGCATGACGTGGAGAGCATGCACCTCCAGTTGTACTGTTGAGAGATGCTGTAGAAAAGAAAGGACACAGGGCTCATGGTGCTatcaaaaaaaaactgtaactgTGGTTGCAATGGAACCTGGCCGGGCATGGGAGTTCCTGTGGAGTTGTACCTCAGAtctgtaagaaaaaaagaactctaACATGCACTTTAAGCATCAAATGCACATCAACCCAACTTTGTGCATAAATGTGCAGACTAACAGTTCAGCTAATGTTCAAAATGTCAATCAGACATGACAAACAGATCACAGATCGCACATGACATTTGGAAAAATCTGTGATCAAGTCGAATAATATATCGCAGAGCAAATTGTGCTTTCCACAAAGGATTAACCGATACCTCTCTTTTAAAGGATAACGATGAGGACTactactaacctttagctacttgaaAGAGGCTCCAAGCCGTTGTCAACATTGCTGATGCATAATGTTCTGTAGTCCTCGTATCGGGGAGCTTTCACTCGTATGAGTGCACCGAGCGGCATTGGACCCGATACTGGCATCGGTATCGGTGGATTCCTGCTTTCCACCACTTCCAGCGTTTGCATGTGTGACAATCACGGTGTGTGTCGCTCCCGGCTGGGTCTGACCTACACCTCAATCTGCTACTCGGTAGTGGATTGAGGATTAAGCCTTTCCAAGGTTCAAGGCTTAACTTACCTCTTCAGATAGGATGTCAAGTTCGTCATCCTGACAAAAGACGTCATCATTGAGACAGTTGTGAAGGTTAAAGATTTTGCCAAAGATATAAGCTTAACCCTCCTGATCTATTCCTTTCTTTTGAAATTTGAGAAAGCATTTcaatttatgcattttttttttttttataaagagtGAAATAACATATTTAAACTATGATCAGTGAAGGGTGGGAAAAAATTgtaatgcattttcatttgagctgaatatatttattaaatttaTTGATAATTAAGGATTCAATTTATGAATTTGACCCAGGAAACAATGTAGCTATTCTTCATCGCCAAACAAAACATGGGAGttaattaattttttctttttttttgtaatggaaGAATAAAGGGAAAGAAGTACTTTCTGAGCATtgattttaaagctttaaagaaATTTATCCATCAACAAATTAATGTCTTGAACCAGTGGTGTTCAAAGTGTGGTGCTGGTCAGTGTGAAGCACCATGAAGTTTCAaagggggggtcagggggacgcCTTTTCCCAGCGtgatgttttttctcttttctttttgaaaacgaATAAATGGAGTTAAATTCTACTACGATTTAAGTCACTGGTGTCAAACTTAAGGCCTGTGATTTTGCTGTTCCTGTCCATGTGTTTTGCAAAAAGATTACCTCTCATGTTtagtattgttttgttttttttattcttttttttttcatcagacaTCCATCCAACTTTTGTTATGAAGTTTTCAGCAATCTGTTTATCATCTCAGGTATGAAATTGCATTACCAGACAAAAGTGGATCAAACCTTCATTTCAAACTTCTTAAACTTTCAATTTCTGGACTACTTCCTGTTGAGAgagaacaaaaccaaacagctgtTGTTCATCCTGTGTCGATTTTAAGAGGGTTTGAAACTAGCCTGTGACTCCAGTGCTTTAGGTTCGTCTGTGTTCTGGTATCTGAGAGTTTGGGATGATTTTTAAAATTTGCCTCTAAACGTTCTGTCACCAagaatttgacttttttttttttttaatgtcacataAAAATGCTAAACATTTTGGGTATGTTGGGAGTTCATTCCTTAACCAGGATTATTAAAAGGATTGAAAGGCCTTTGGCAGCAATAACTTGTGAAAgacacacaatgtttttttcatccatttaaGCAGAAGCTCATAAAGTATGATTAAATGAACTGTAgcattcaataaaaaaaataattcgcAAAAAATGGCCAAGCTCAGGTGAAACCCTCATGTGAATCCGCAGGTGAGTCTTGGTGAAGTGTTTATTCAGATTTCTGGTTCACCGTATGTGAAGGATGAAGTAATCTGGGAAtcagattgtgtgttttgtgagttAAGAGTCCGTGCTCATCAATAAACATGTAATAACTGGTGAATAGCTGTAAGGACAGACTGGATCTTTTTGGGGATGTGTGAAGagtttaagtatttttttttctggatacGTATTTCCACGATCATCATCAGTCACACATCACACAGTACTTTTCAATGCTAATCCtcctttcatttttatattCCTGATTTTTAAATGACGTTGTTGCTTGTCCGGTTGTGCGAATGGAGCTGAGGCGCGGTACATTTTTCACCAACTGTGTGTTGTTGGACTGAAATCAGCTGTGTGGAAGGAGAAGAGGCACTCTTTATGACCATACGCATTGCAACGAGAGTCTGTTCGTCTGAGTGCTGCTGTTCTCTGACAGTCGGCCATAGCTCTCCTACTTGTTTTGTCTCTTGATGATTGAATAAAAAATGTCCAACATTTgcctttgtttcattttttttagtgatttattGTCTGAATGAGGGAAGATGACTGGCGGAGACAGACTGATGTTGCTCAGAGGAAACGTTATTGTCCCTCAGGGAACAATTTGCCTTGTGGAGGTTGGTATAAATTGACTTAAAACTCTCCAGTTCAAGTTCTGCTTTTCAAGATTTTCCTTTACTTTGGTAAGATTAAGATACTGTACAGATTTGGATGAAGTTGGTTTGTTGAGATGCAGTAATTGAATTTCACCATGTGTGATAAATCAAGTGTTGTCTTGAGATTCAAGAAGACCTCCGGTGGTCATTGCTGGTATTGCAGTAACAATGTAGGAAAAGATGAATAGAGAAGGTTTGATGAAAGttcaagtgaaaaattcagtgtgACAGCTTTGCTAACACAAACATGTTACACAAAAATAATTCCCTATAAATAAGGATATGTATTAAATTCATAACATCAAAAGTATAAAACATGACAATAATGctatatatataataataataacacccTCTTCAACACAGAAGCATGAACAAGTCAGTGATCTTCAACCGATTCAGCAGAAGATCGCAGCACTGGGCTGACAGATTTTCTCTGGGGGTAAACAGGAGACAGTAAAAGTCACTGGATATATTATCCATGTCCCTGCAGTAAACAAAAGCCCATTTTAACTGACAGCCTTCATAAATCAGCTTCTTTGTACTCATATAGCGTTTTATTAGACTTTATGAGAGGACACCGAGGAGGTGAAAGGAAGGTTCAGATCCAGACAGATTGTGAATCCGCCTTTATGGATGAACATGGATGTAAACCCTGGTTGCATGTGGTGACAtgtgcatcatcatcatcatcctcatgctCATCATTGTCATGCAGAAAGGCACAGAGAGCCCGGACATCAAATCATTTATCACCTCGGCATGAATGCAAGTTCCCTCCCATGCACAATGTTTCAACACAGTCTCTGAATggctgtttacacaacagctggGCAGAAAAGTGGCGTGCTGCTAAACactcacatgcatgcacacgctgaatacacacacacacacacacacacacacacacacacacacacacacacacacacacatacaataaAAGGTTTGTGTactcaattaaaaacaaataaaccttTGCCCTCATATCAACATTTTTCCCTTTAGCTAATCAAATGTTTGATTAAATGGAATTACAAACCTATGTTCACCTCTTGATGTGCAGCATGGCATCGGTGAGCACAAAAATACTTTCTCCATTTTTTAACTGTTAATCAATGCATAAAGAAATTTTGTAACAGCAAGTAtgaaatcaagatttttttttttttttaattgcaacaGCAATGACACAAAAAATCCACATCTTCCTGTTGTCTTCTCTGTTTATGCGACATTGTGGCTCAAGCTCCGTTtgcaaaaacaaagtttttagGTGACAACGGAAAACTTTTGGGCGTCTGTTGGTAGACGGTGACTcttcaaaaccaaacaaatacaTGACAAGGACATGTTTGACTCCATGCAACAAAATTTGCACATCCGACCGGATGTGCAAATTTTGTTGCATGGAGCCAGCAGGTTCTCAGTAAGACAAAGAAATCAATATATTCCTTAAGAAATGTTTGAGTTTTGTACCacaacaaaaatattaaaaatgagaCCACCACTTTATGTGtggatgtgatgccagcagcagctcaactCGATCACAGGACGGTATGAAATGTGGTCTGGTAGAAGCCAAGAAGAGCAATAATGAATCACCAGTGTGTGGGCTTGGACCGAAGGACTTTATTGATCCATCAGTCTGCAGATCCTCCAGAAGACTCAACTCGCTACCCGAATGCCCAACCACAACTTTGTTCCAGCTTCTATCGGCTTTCCAAGTTCTGGTTCAGGAGGGGTGGGGCAACACAACCCCCGAATtgaccacacacaaacacaacacaacagtgtttcCCACGATGGCTTGATCCAAGGAAAATACCGGCATCCAGCTCCGGACATCAGGCTGTTGTACGGTTTCCTTTAATGTGCCTCTTAGGTCGCAGGTTCAATCAACCACAAGATGAACCAACCAcattcccatttt encodes:
- the gje1a gene encoding gap junction epsilon-1 protein is translated as MNNTPPGLRLLRPPTVIGQFHTLFFGSVRMFFLGVLGFAVYGNEALHFSCDPDRRELNLYCYNQFRPITPQVFWALQLVTVLVPGAVFHLYAACKNIDQEEILERPIYTVFYIISVLLRIILEVIAFWLQSHLFGFQVHPLYMCDASALEKAFNVTKCMVPEHFEKTIFLSAMYTFTVITILLCIAEIFEILCRRLGYLNNQ